In a genomic window of Allomeiothermus silvanus DSM 9946:
- a CDS encoding IS701-like element ISMesi2 family transposase, whose protein sequence is MLSQASPKGVMPMNPPKCDDLDYIHFLIAAQRVFTCTEAARCSPKEKSPPAHDAFTRLLQRQPPDTAALWQEAKAFVKLREGLLILDDTTLDKPYARDMDLVSYHWSGKHQRVVRGIALMTLLWTEGQALIPCDFRVYDKPQDGKSKNDHFQTMLQKAKERGFQPEYVLMDSWYASLENLKAIVSFGWRFLTRLKGNRLVNPEGKGNVPIREVEIPGEGRVVHLRGFGFVRVFRTLSKDGEAEYWATNHLGMSEEKRAELERQGWGIEVYHRGLKQCCGVERAQVRKAVSILRHLLLALRAFLRLEVYRLRRGVSWYEAKASIVREAIRSYLAHPLHILQPTA, encoded by the coding sequence GTGCTTAGCCAAGCTTCTCCAAAGGGGGTGATGCCCATGAACCCACCGAAGTGCGATGACCTGGACTACATCCACTTTCTCATCGCCGCTCAGCGGGTCTTCACCTGTACCGAGGCCGCTCGCTGTAGTCCAAAGGAGAAGAGCCCTCCCGCCCATGATGCCTTTACCCGCCTGCTGCAAAGACAGCCGCCCGACACGGCGGCGCTGTGGCAGGAGGCCAAGGCCTTCGTGAAGCTCAGGGAGGGGCTGCTGATCCTGGACGACACCACCCTGGATAAGCCCTACGCTCGGGACATGGATCTGGTGAGTTACCACTGGAGCGGCAAACACCAAAGGGTGGTTAGGGGCATCGCCCTCATGACCCTGCTGTGGACGGAGGGGCAGGCCCTGATCCCCTGCGACTTTCGGGTCTACGACAAGCCCCAGGATGGGAAGAGCAAAAACGACCACTTTCAGACCATGCTCCAGAAAGCGAAGGAGCGGGGGTTTCAGCCGGAATATGTCCTGATGGACAGCTGGTATGCCAGCTTGGAGAACCTCAAGGCCATAGTCAGCTTTGGCTGGCGGTTTCTGACGCGGCTGAAGGGCAACCGCCTGGTCAACCCGGAGGGGAAGGGAAATGTACCCATCCGTGAGGTGGAAATCCCTGGGGAGGGGAGGGTGGTTCATCTTCGGGGTTTTGGGTTCGTGAGGGTGTTCCGAACGCTCTCCAAGGACGGGGAGGCGGAGTACTGGGCCACGAACCATCTGGGGATGAGCGAAGAGAAGCGGGCGGAGTTAGAGCGGCAAGGATGGGGGATCGAAGTGTACCATCGGGGGCTCAAGCAGTGCTGTGGGGTGGAGCGGGCCCAGGTGAGGAAGGCGGTCTCCATCCTGCGGCACCTCCTCCTGGCTTTGCGGGCCTTCCTCCGGCTGGAGGTCTACCGGCTGCGCAGGGGGGTGAGCTGGTACGAGGCCAAGGCGTCCATTGTTCGCGAGGCAATACGAAGTTATCTCGCCCATCCCCTCCACATCCTTCAGCCAACTGCGTAA
- a CDS encoding CBS and ACT domain-containing protein, with the protein MLVKDVMRYPVLTVDERATLRSAYQVMQDHQIRHLPVTKAGKLVGIVTDRDIRLAVSPLAEGGPRHLEAAVGSIMSQPVLSADPLDPVEEAARLMRRRKIGALPVLEGEELVGIVTGIDLLDALVTLTGVEKPSGRIEVRLPDRPGELGRLTQFLGREGINIHSLLTYPDDPKTVRTVLRVGTPMTHQVAEMLRIEGFNVIWPPQKKG; encoded by the coding sequence ATGCTGGTCAAAGATGTGATGCGATACCCGGTGCTCACCGTGGACGAGCGCGCTACCCTGCGCTCGGCTTACCAGGTGATGCAAGACCACCAGATCCGCCATCTGCCGGTGACCAAGGCGGGTAAGCTGGTAGGCATAGTCACTGACCGGGACATCCGCTTGGCGGTGAGCCCATTGGCGGAGGGCGGTCCCCGCCACCTCGAGGCCGCAGTGGGCTCGATCATGAGCCAACCGGTGCTGAGCGCTGATCCGCTAGACCCGGTGGAGGAGGCCGCTCGCCTGATGCGCCGCCGCAAGATCGGGGCCTTGCCGGTGCTGGAGGGGGAGGAGCTGGTAGGTATCGTTACCGGGATTGACCTGCTGGATGCCCTGGTCACCCTCACCGGGGTGGAAAAGCCCAGCGGCAGGATCGAGGTGCGCCTTCCCGATCGCCCCGGCGAGCTGGGACGGCTAACCCAATTCCTGGGGCGTGAAGGGATTAACATTCACTCCCTGCTTACCTACCCCGATGATCCCAAGACAGTGCGCACGGTGCTACGGGTAGGTACTCCCATGACCCACCAGGTCGCCGAAATGCTACGGATAGAGGGCTTTAACGTTATTTGGCCACCGCAGAAAAAGGGCTAG
- a CDS encoding acetoin utilization protein AcuC, with the protein MSVPVLYHPAYKTYTFGPEHPFSPRRLEMLTALLEALGYPVGASSLQPATREDILMVHAERLVRRVEGCSVGEVAADAEHYGLGTADTPIFPGMDEATRWLVGGTLEAARMILRGEAQEVLQLGGGLHHAQYDRSSGFCVYNDLSVAIRHLTRSGLRVAYLDIDVHHGDGVQWIHYDEAEVLTLSFHESGRYLFPGTGAIYEIGKGAGLGRKLNVPLEPFTQDESYLEVFEAVLEPALAWFRPDVMVIQCGADAHFLDPLADLVLSTQAYQKLFLRMREYVREFSGGKAVYTLGGGYSLDATTRIWAMLYLLLQGHPLPDRLPEAWRQHWEGQLHKALTPTLHDALDAVPEIPRRPEIVRHNWGQVVRLLELVKPYWT; encoded by the coding sequence ATGAGCGTCCCCGTTTTGTATCATCCGGCCTATAAGACCTATACCTTCGGGCCGGAACACCCCTTTAGCCCACGTCGGCTCGAGATGCTGACCGCGCTGCTCGAGGCGCTGGGTTACCCGGTTGGGGCATCTTCCTTACAACCTGCCACCCGTGAGGACATCCTGATGGTCCACGCCGAGCGGCTGGTGCGGCGGGTGGAGGGTTGTTCGGTGGGGGAGGTTGCCGCCGATGCCGAACACTATGGCCTGGGGACCGCCGACACCCCTATATTCCCCGGCATGGACGAGGCCACCCGTTGGCTGGTGGGGGGGACGCTCGAGGCGGCCCGGATGATCCTGCGGGGGGAGGCCCAGGAGGTGCTGCAGCTAGGAGGTGGCCTGCACCATGCCCAGTACGACCGCAGCTCGGGCTTTTGCGTCTACAACGACCTCTCGGTGGCGATCCGGCACCTCACCCGCTCCGGGTTGCGGGTGGCTTACCTCGACATCGACGTGCACCACGGCGACGGAGTGCAGTGGATCCACTACGACGAAGCCGAGGTACTCACGCTGAGCTTCCACGAGTCGGGGCGCTACCTATTCCCCGGCACCGGGGCCATCTACGAGATCGGTAAGGGGGCCGGGCTGGGCCGCAAGCTCAACGTGCCGCTCGAGCCCTTTACCCAAGACGAGAGCTACCTGGAGGTGTTCGAGGCGGTGCTCGAGCCTGCCTTGGCCTGGTTCCGCCCGGATGTCATGGTCATTCAGTGCGGGGCCGACGCGCACTTCCTCGACCCGCTGGCCGATCTGGTATTGAGCACCCAGGCTTACCAGAAGCTTTTCCTCCGGATGCGTGAATATGTCCGGGAGTTCTCCGGGGGGAAGGCAGTGTACACCCTGGGAGGGGGCTATAGCCTGGACGCCACCACCCGCATCTGGGCCATGCTGTATTTGCTCCTGCAAGGCCACCCCCTCCCCGACCGCCTGCCCGAAGCTTGGCGGCAGCACTGGGAGGGCCAACTCCACAAAGCGCTTACCCCTACCCTCCACGATGCCCTGGATGCTGTGCCGGAGATCCCCCGCCGCCCTGAGATCGTCCGGCACAACTGGGGGCAGGTGGTGCGTTTGCTCGAGCTGGTCAAACCCTACTGGACGTGA
- a CDS encoding lipoate--protein ligase family protein, producing the protein MRTNWHDYDWQLLRDGPLSPNLHMALDEVLTYEVGAGRRKPTVRIWEWGAPAVVIGRYQSVKNEVDPENLGRYGFEVVRRISGGGAMFIEPGNTITYSVYAPQELVAGMSFQESYALMDSWVLEALKTLGIKAWYQPINDITSEGGKIAGAAQTRRGGAVLHHVTMAYDIDAAKMVQVLRIGREKLSDKGQTSAQKRVDPLRSQTGLPRAAVIDRMIETFDDLYGLNRDELKPEELEAARNLAETKFSRKEWIYIIP; encoded by the coding sequence ATGCGGACGAACTGGCACGACTACGACTGGCAACTCTTGCGGGATGGCCCCCTGAGCCCCAACCTGCACATGGCCCTGGACGAGGTGCTGACCTACGAGGTGGGGGCCGGACGGCGCAAACCGACGGTGCGCATCTGGGAGTGGGGGGCTCCGGCGGTGGTGATCGGGCGCTATCAGTCGGTAAAGAACGAGGTGGACCCGGAGAACCTGGGGCGCTACGGTTTCGAGGTGGTGCGCCGGATTAGCGGGGGCGGGGCTATGTTTATCGAGCCCGGCAACACCATCACCTACTCGGTGTACGCCCCGCAGGAGTTGGTGGCGGGGATGAGCTTCCAGGAGTCGTATGCCCTGATGGATTCGTGGGTGCTCGAGGCCCTCAAAACCCTAGGGATCAAGGCTTGGTATCAGCCCATCAACGACATTACCAGCGAGGGCGGCAAGATCGCCGGGGCTGCCCAGACCCGGCGCGGTGGGGCGGTGCTCCACCACGTCACAATGGCCTACGACATCGACGCGGCCAAGATGGTGCAGGTGCTCAGGATCGGGCGGGAAAAGCTCTCCGATAAGGGCCAGACCAGCGCCCAGAAGCGGGTGGACCCCCTGCGCTCGCAGACCGGCCTGCCCCGAGCGGCAGTGATTGACCGGATGATCGAGACCTTCGATGACCTGTACGGCCTAAACCGGGATGAGCTAAAGCCCGAGGAACTCGAGGCCGCCCGGAACCTGGCGGAGACCAAATTCTCCAGGAAGGAATGGATTTACATCATCCCCTAG
- a CDS encoding APH(3') family aminoglycoside O-phosphotransferase, producing the protein MGLMLEALPQAVSRWLQGYEAEPVTVGMSGAGVYRWRKAGKPGLILKIRPDSHDPDPGFRLAPEAEKMRWLSAWVPGPEVLEYSQQDGCEYLLMTEIVGRSGAENWPPEERPRVVVAIAEALRKLHSIPLERCPFDQRLEAKLAQARQRTELGLVDLADFDERWQGKSAEEPLEVLLQTRPTDEDLVVCHGDYCLPNVLLQEGKLSGFVDLGRLGVADRYQDLALMTRSLTSDLNPQFGEGWDRVFLEAYGIREPDWTRLEFYRLLDEFL; encoded by the coding sequence ATGGGTCTGATGCTCGAGGCGCTGCCCCAAGCGGTATCCCGCTGGCTCCAAGGGTACGAGGCTGAGCCGGTCACGGTGGGAATGTCCGGCGCGGGCGTCTACCGGTGGCGCAAAGCGGGGAAACCCGGTCTGATCCTTAAGATTCGCCCCGATTCCCACGACCCTGATCCGGGGTTTCGGTTGGCTCCAGAGGCCGAGAAGATGCGCTGGCTCTCGGCCTGGGTTCCGGGGCCGGAGGTGCTCGAGTATAGCCAACAAGACGGCTGCGAGTACCTGCTGATGACCGAGATTGTAGGGCGGAGTGGGGCCGAGAACTGGCCTCCGGAGGAGCGGCCTCGAGTGGTCGTAGCGATTGCTGAAGCGCTTAGGAAGCTTCACTCGATCCCCCTCGAGCGCTGCCCCTTCGACCAACGGCTCGAGGCCAAGCTCGCCCAGGCGCGGCAGCGCACCGAACTGGGGTTGGTGGACCTCGCAGACTTCGATGAACGCTGGCAAGGAAAGTCGGCAGAGGAACCGCTCGAGGTGCTCCTCCAGACGCGCCCCACCGATGAGGATTTAGTGGTCTGCCACGGGGACTACTGCCTGCCCAACGTCCTGCTGCAGGAGGGGAAGCTCAGCGGATTCGTTGACCTGGGGCGCCTCGGCGTAGCCGACCGCTACCAAGACCTGGCCCTCATGACCCGCAGCCTCACTTCCGACCTCAACCCGCAGTTTGGAGAGGGATGGGACCGGGTTTTTCTCGAAGCTTACGGCATCCGGGAGCCGGATTGGACGCGGCTCGAGTTTTACCGATTGCTGGACGAGTTTTTGTGA
- the ade gene encoding adenine deaminase, which produces MERDTLQQLLAVARGDAPADLVIKNAQVVNVFSGEVYPAEVAIYQGYIAGVGTGYGGREEHDLEGRYLVPGLIDTHIHIESTLSLPFELARVIVPKGTTTLVADPHEIANVCGLDGIRFMLEASEGLPLDVRIMLPSCVPASPLSSAGAVLEAADLLELWGRHPRILGLAEFMNVPGAVLGDAKSLDKLMAFRGERIDGHAPRISGKWLQAYAAAGPATDHECTTAEEALEKLRAGLFVLVREGTVTRDLEALLPIINEKTAGRMAFCTDDRHPEDLLDEGHVDFLIRKAVQRGLSPITAIQMATLNAANAHRLYDRGAIAPGRRADLVVVRSLEDFRAERVYAGGRWVGEAGVPVGEWVRPEADQSRVRNTVQVDPSRLSLDVPAQGNTLRAIGVVPNQVVTEERIVRPRVVDGLAQADPENDLLKVAVVNRYGNAGVGLGFVHGLGLRKGAIAGTVGHDSHNLTCVGADDESMRTAMRALAEAGGGYAVALGQAVLALTPLPIAGLMSDQPIPQIREQMDTLLAATQQLGSTLHDPVMHVAFLPLEVIPKLKLTDKGLVDVEKFRFVSLWV; this is translated from the coding sequence ATGGAACGCGATACCCTGCAACAACTGCTGGCCGTAGCCCGGGGCGACGCCCCCGCCGATCTGGTCATTAAAAACGCCCAGGTGGTGAACGTCTTCAGTGGCGAGGTCTACCCGGCGGAGGTGGCGATCTACCAGGGGTACATCGCCGGGGTGGGCACGGGCTATGGGGGTCGGGAGGAACACGACCTGGAAGGACGCTACCTGGTGCCGGGATTGATCGACACCCACATCCACATCGAGTCCACCCTCTCCTTGCCCTTTGAGCTGGCCCGGGTGATCGTGCCCAAGGGGACCACCACCCTCGTCGCCGACCCCCACGAAATCGCCAACGTGTGCGGGCTGGACGGGATCCGCTTTATGCTCGAGGCCAGCGAAGGGCTCCCGCTGGACGTGCGGATCATGCTGCCTTCCTGCGTGCCCGCAAGCCCGCTCTCGAGCGCGGGGGCAGTGCTGGAAGCAGCGGATCTGCTCGAGCTATGGGGCAGGCATCCGCGGATTCTGGGCCTGGCTGAGTTCATGAACGTACCCGGCGCAGTGCTGGGCGATGCGAAAAGCCTGGACAAGCTGATGGCCTTCCGCGGCGAGCGGATCGACGGACACGCCCCCAGGATCAGCGGGAAATGGCTCCAAGCCTATGCCGCGGCGGGACCCGCCACCGACCACGAGTGCACCACGGCGGAGGAAGCGCTCGAGAAACTGCGGGCCGGGCTCTTTGTGCTGGTGCGTGAAGGAACCGTGACCCGCGACCTGGAAGCCCTACTCCCTATCATCAACGAGAAGACCGCGGGGCGGATGGCCTTCTGCACCGACGACCGCCACCCCGAGGACCTGCTCGACGAGGGCCACGTAGATTTTCTCATCCGCAAAGCGGTACAGCGGGGGCTCTCCCCCATCACCGCAATCCAGATGGCTACCCTGAACGCCGCCAACGCCCACCGGCTCTACGACCGAGGAGCCATCGCACCGGGCCGGAGAGCGGATCTGGTGGTGGTGCGTTCGCTCGAGGACTTCCGCGCCGAGCGGGTCTATGCGGGTGGCCGCTGGGTGGGCGAGGCGGGGGTTCCGGTGGGCGAGTGGGTGCGTCCAGAGGCCGATCAGAGCCGGGTGCGCAACACCGTGCAGGTAGACCCAAGCCGCCTCTCGCTGGATGTCCCTGCCCAAGGGAATACACTCCGGGCTATCGGGGTGGTGCCCAACCAGGTTGTCACCGAGGAGCGGATCGTGCGGCCCAGGGTGGTGGACGGGCTGGCCCAGGCCGACCCGGAAAACGACCTGCTCAAGGTGGCGGTGGTGAACCGTTACGGAAACGCCGGGGTCGGTTTGGGCTTCGTCCACGGGCTGGGGTTGCGGAAAGGAGCTATCGCGGGGACCGTCGGCCACGACAGCCATAACCTCACTTGCGTAGGGGCCGACGACGAATCCATGCGTACGGCGATGCGGGCCTTAGCCGAGGCGGGCGGGGGCTACGCGGTAGCGCTGGGCCAGGCAGTGTTGGCGCTCACCCCCTTGCCCATCGCCGGGCTGATGAGCGACCAGCCCATCCCCCAGATCCGCGAGCAGATGGATACGCTGCTCGCCGCCACCCAACAGCTCGGCTCTACCCTCCATGACCCGGTGATGCACGTGGCGTTTTTGCCCCTCGAGGTCATTCCCAAGCTCAAGCTCACCGATAAGGGGCTGGTAGACGTGGAGAAGTTCCGCTTCGTGAGCCTATGGGTCTGA
- a CDS encoding SDR family oxidoreductase, translating into MDLGIRGKLALVTGASQGIGREVALTLAQEGARVLAVARSQDKLKELVTEIEQIGGEAYALPADLGKPGTVEGVLREAAKAGTVEIFLGNTGGPKPMQAQEMGAEEVLEAARSLLFPMLELTRGLLPGMQEARFGRILYITSLAVKEPIENLALSNTVRSGLTGYAKTLAREVAPFGITVNTLGPGYTRTERVEEVFQFRAQQQGIPVEEAYHQQAQQIPVGRLGTPKEIADVAVFMLSANASYLTGQTLVVDGGFTRGLL; encoded by the coding sequence ATGGACCTAGGTATCCGAGGGAAACTAGCCCTGGTTACGGGGGCTTCGCAGGGGATTGGAAGGGAGGTCGCGCTCACGCTAGCGCAGGAAGGAGCGAGGGTGCTGGCAGTAGCCCGTAGCCAGGATAAACTGAAAGAGCTGGTAACCGAGATCGAGCAAATAGGGGGGGAAGCCTACGCGCTGCCTGCCGATCTGGGCAAGCCGGGCACGGTCGAAGGGGTGTTGCGTGAGGCTGCCAAGGCTGGGACCGTCGAGATTTTTTTGGGCAATACTGGCGGCCCCAAGCCGATGCAAGCCCAAGAAATGGGTGCTGAGGAGGTACTCGAGGCCGCCCGGTCTCTCCTTTTTCCCATGCTCGAGCTGACCCGTGGACTGCTGCCGGGCATGCAGGAAGCCCGCTTCGGGCGCATCCTCTATATCACCTCGCTGGCGGTAAAGGAGCCTATCGAGAACCTGGCCCTCTCCAACACCGTGCGCTCTGGGCTCACCGGCTACGCCAAAACCCTAGCCCGCGAGGTTGCCCCCTTCGGCATCACCGTCAACACCCTGGGACCGGGTTACACCCGCACCGAGCGGGTCGAGGAGGTCTTCCAGTTCCGCGCCCAGCAACAAGGTATCCCCGTGGAAGAGGCCTATCACCAGCAGGCCCAACAGATCCCGGTAGGACGCCTAGGCACGCCAAAGGAGATCGCAGATGTGGCGGTCTTCATGCTCTCGGCCAACGCCAGCTACCTCACCGGGCAGACCCTGGTGGTGGACGGGGGATTTACTCGAGGGCTATTGTAG
- a CDS encoding GNAT family N-acetyltransferase — protein sequence MKTAARLELIAVDPDSAPVIHQLYQKSPTYFRLIGMEIPTLGDVEREVEALAHDPQRRCCLVAAPVHKEQHRVIGYLDYKLHYPEPMAATISLLLIDEEHQGQGFGSLALEHLESLLSGDLRRLYAVVYGNNLAAQRFWEARGFRHFKDGGPSLRWYVKELQ from the coding sequence ATGAAGACCGCTGCGCGACTGGAATTGATCGCGGTAGATCCTGACTCCGCCCCCGTAATCCACCAGCTGTATCAAAAAAGCCCCACCTACTTCCGACTCATCGGTATGGAAATCCCCACCCTCGGCGACGTGGAGCGCGAAGTCGAGGCCCTAGCCCACGACCCCCAGCGGCGCTGCTGTCTGGTTGCGGCACCCGTACATAAAGAACAGCACCGGGTTATTGGCTATCTCGATTACAAATTACACTACCCCGAACCGATGGCAGCCACCATCAGCCTGCTCCTGATCGACGAGGAACACCAGGGCCAGGGGTTCGGCTCGCTGGCCCTCGAGCACCTGGAGAGCCTCCTGAGCGGGGATCTGCGCAGGCTCTACGCGGTCGTATACGGTAATAACCTGGCTGCCCAGCGGTTCTGGGAAGCCCGGGGATTCCGCCACTTCAAGGATGGCGGCCCAAGCCTGCGCTGGTACGTGAAAGAGCTGCAGTAG
- a CDS encoding cold-shock protein, protein MAKGKVKWFNAEKGFGFIEREGDTDVFVHYSAIQSKGFRTLNEGDVVEFDVEPGKNGKGPQAANVNVVEAAKRF, encoded by the coding sequence ATGGCAAAGGGCAAGGTAAAGTGGTTTAACGCAGAAAAGGGTTTCGGCTTCATCGAGCGCGAAGGGGACACCGACGTCTTCGTCCACTACAGCGCCATCCAGTCCAAGGGCTTCCGCACCCTCAACGAGGGGGATGTGGTGGAGTTCGATGTGGAGCCGGGCAAGAACGGTAAAGGGCCGCAGGCGGCCAACGTGAACGTGGTTGAGGCAGCCAAGCGGTTCTAA
- the dnaJ gene encoding molecular chaperone DnaJ translates to MKDYYATLGVSKDASSDEIKKAYRKLALQYHPDKNPGDKAAEERFKEINEAYAVLSDPDKRANYDRYGTEAPQMGGFPGGGFGDIFDLFEQVFGFRSPTAQRSSAPRGEDLEAVVELTLEEAFSGKEAEVTYHRLVPCESCAGSGGKRETCPACRGRGVQEQIQQSFFGTMRTQVPCATCRGRGYRITETCPTCKGQGRKERQEKISVSIPAGIDENQLLRVSGMGNINLGGPGDLFVRIHLQPHPHLEREGPNLFYRLRLGLAQATLGARVEIPGIDGPVPLDIPPGTEHGEIFEMDGKGMPYPGRRGRGSLRVVTEIAVPKQLSKKARQLLEEYAKEVGEEVHPEGFWDRLKRVFKS, encoded by the coding sequence ATGAAGGATTACTACGCCACCCTGGGAGTCAGCAAAGACGCGAGCAGCGATGAGATCAAAAAGGCGTACCGCAAGCTCGCTTTGCAGTATCACCCCGACAAAAACCCCGGCGACAAGGCTGCCGAGGAGCGGTTCAAGGAGATTAACGAAGCCTACGCGGTGCTCTCCGACCCCGATAAGCGGGCCAACTACGACCGCTACGGCACCGAAGCCCCCCAGATGGGCGGATTTCCCGGAGGTGGGTTCGGGGACATCTTCGATCTATTTGAGCAGGTATTCGGGTTCCGTAGCCCAACCGCTCAGCGCAGCTCGGCCCCTCGAGGAGAAGACCTCGAGGCGGTGGTCGAGTTGACGCTCGAGGAGGCTTTTTCGGGCAAAGAGGCCGAGGTCACCTATCACCGCTTGGTGCCTTGCGAGAGTTGCGCAGGCTCCGGGGGGAAGCGCGAGACCTGTCCGGCTTGCCGGGGGCGCGGAGTACAAGAGCAGATCCAGCAAAGCTTCTTCGGCACCATGCGTACCCAGGTTCCCTGCGCAACCTGCCGGGGCCGAGGCTACCGCATCACTGAGACTTGCCCTACTTGCAAGGGCCAGGGTCGCAAAGAGCGCCAGGAAAAGATCAGTGTGAGCATACCCGCCGGAATCGACGAGAACCAACTGCTGCGGGTCTCGGGGATGGGAAATATCAACTTAGGGGGACCGGGCGATCTCTTCGTACGGATCCATCTCCAACCGCATCCCCACCTCGAGCGGGAGGGGCCAAATCTCTTTTATCGGCTACGGCTAGGGCTAGCTCAGGCTACCCTGGGGGCCCGGGTGGAGATTCCTGGCATCGACGGGCCGGTCCCCTTGGATATCCCGCCAGGAACCGAACACGGCGAGATTTTTGAGATGGACGGCAAGGGGATGCCCTACCCAGGACGCCGGGGTCGGGGCAGCCTGCGGGTAGTGACCGAGATCGCGGTGCCCAAACAGCTTTCCAAAAAGGCCCGGCAACTCCTCGAGGAGTACGCCAAGGAAGTGGGGGAAGAGGTTCACCCGGAGGGGTTTTGGGACCGGCTCAAGCGGGTGTTTAAAAGCTAG
- a CDS encoding amylosucrase — translation MFSRPLTPEQRRILDTLNVAAPPMDEMFAVRLERHFGELYEGLTAVYPDPKTMLGPLLEIMRQRYRERPADLKRLDLERTLAKDWFQRPEMIGYVCYTERFAGSFKGVEKKLDYLQSLGVTYLHLMPFLKPRPAPNDGGYAVMDYRSVREDLGTMDDLQSLATKLRQAGISLCCDLVLNHVAQEHEWAVKARLGDPKYQRYFYMFKDRTLPDQYERTLPEIFPDFAPGNFTWDAQAQRWVWTTFNAWQWDLNWANPEVFLEFADLILWLANKGIEVFRLDAIAFIWKRMGTNCQNQPEVHAITQALRAVARIVAPAVLFKAEAIVAPDDLIQYLGQDVHFGLVSDTAYHNSLMVQIWSSLASRDTRLMAQALRGFPSKPYTTAWNTYLRCHDDIGWAIADDDAAAVGLSGEAHRRFLSDYYSGRFPGSQARGLVFQENPRTGDRRISGSGASLAGLEQALEHGDMQGANLALERLLLGHAIVLGFGGIPLLYMGDELALLNDYRYLEEPEHAMDSRWVHRPRMDWAKAHRAQSDPHSIEGRMYHALRHLIAVRKSTPHFHASIEAEILEPKNPHVFAYVRRHPLGNLVALYNFSEQPQYYPLGQLAERGLTQPFDRISAKSIAVSGGLVRLEPFARLWLTQGEG, via the coding sequence ATGTTTTCCCGACCCCTTACCCCGGAGCAACGTCGCATCCTTGATACGCTGAACGTTGCCGCACCGCCGATGGACGAGATGTTCGCGGTCCGCCTCGAGCGCCACTTCGGCGAGCTGTACGAGGGGCTGACCGCAGTCTATCCCGACCCCAAGACGATGCTGGGACCCTTGCTCGAGATCATGCGGCAGCGCTATCGCGAGCGCCCTGCAGACCTTAAACGGCTCGATCTCGAGCGCACACTCGCCAAGGACTGGTTCCAACGCCCGGAAATGATCGGCTACGTCTGCTACACCGAGCGCTTCGCCGGGAGTTTCAAAGGGGTGGAAAAGAAGCTTGACTACCTGCAATCTCTGGGCGTCACCTACCTCCACCTGATGCCCTTTCTGAAGCCCCGCCCGGCCCCCAACGACGGCGGCTACGCGGTGATGGATTACCGCAGCGTCCGCGAAGACCTGGGGACGATGGACGACCTCCAGTCCCTAGCCACCAAGCTGCGCCAGGCGGGGATTTCCCTCTGCTGCGACTTGGTGCTGAACCATGTGGCCCAGGAGCACGAGTGGGCAGTGAAAGCCCGTTTGGGTGACCCCAAGTACCAGCGCTACTTCTACATGTTTAAAGACCGCACCCTCCCCGACCAGTATGAGCGCACCCTGCCGGAGATCTTTCCCGATTTCGCCCCGGGCAACTTCACCTGGGACGCACAGGCCCAGCGCTGGGTCTGGACCACCTTTAACGCCTGGCAGTGGGACCTCAACTGGGCAAATCCAGAGGTATTCCTCGAGTTCGCCGACCTCATCCTCTGGCTGGCCAACAAGGGCATCGAAGTATTTCGCCTTGACGCCATCGCCTTTATTTGGAAGCGGATGGGGACTAACTGCCAGAACCAGCCTGAAGTCCACGCCATCACCCAAGCGCTCCGGGCGGTGGCCCGCATCGTGGCCCCGGCGGTGCTTTTCAAGGCTGAGGCCATCGTTGCCCCTGATGACCTCATCCAATACCTGGGCCAGGACGTACATTTCGGCTTGGTCTCCGACACCGCCTACCACAACAGCCTGATGGTGCAGATCTGGTCTAGCCTGGCGAGCCGCGACACCCGTCTGATGGCCCAGGCCCTTAGGGGGTTTCCTTCCAAGCCCTACACCACGGCTTGGAACACCTACTTGCGCTGCCACGACGACATCGGCTGGGCCATCGCCGACGACGACGCAGCAGCGGTGGGGCTGTCGGGCGAGGCCCATCGGCGCTTCCTCTCCGATTACTACTCGGGCCGTTTCCCGGGGTCACAGGCGCGGGGGTTGGTCTTCCAGGAAAACCCACGCACCGGCGACCGGCGCATTTCCGGATCGGGAGCGAGCTTGGCTGGCCTCGAGCAAGCCCTCGAGCATGGCGATATGCAAGGGGCGAATCTAGCGCTCGAGCGCCTGCTGCTGGGGCACGCCATCGTGCTGGGCTTCGGTGGGATTCCCCTTTTGTACATGGGCGACGAACTGGCCCTCCTCAACGACTACCGCTACTTGGAAGAGCCCGAGCACGCCATGGATAGCCGCTGGGTCCATCGGCCCCGCATGGACTGGGCCAAGGCCCACAGGGCCCAATCCGATCCCCACTCCATCGAAGGGCGGATGTACCACGCTCTGCGGCATCTCATCGCGGTGCGCAAGTCTACCCCGCACTTCCACGCTTCGATCGAGGCGGAGATCCTCGAGCCCAAAAACCCCCACGTCTTCGCTTATGTCCGCCGCCACCCCCTGGGGAACCTGGTTGCCCTGTACAACTTTAGTGAACAGCCGCAGTACTACCCCCTCGGCCAGCTCGCCGAGCGCGGCCTGACCCAGCCCTTTGACCGCATCAGTGCCAAGAGTATAGCGGTTTCTGGGGGGTTGGTGCGGCTGGAGCCCTTCGCCCGTTTGTGGCTGACCCAGGGCGAGGGCTAA